A region of Pseudarthrobacter sp. NIBRBAC000502770 DNA encodes the following proteins:
- a CDS encoding methylenetetrahydrofolate reductase has product MTIQSLMAPAAASIPAAGQASGSGAALPVRMQINPTEDVAALVQAHAPAGTALTVTCLPRQGVGPTIRTAIELAYLGFEVVPHLAARSIESRGQLAGVVRNCHDAGITEVFAVGGDAGEPAGPYDSSLPLLEDLAELSGGTIRAGVAGYPEGHPGHGELHMLDALLEKQHLASSVVTQLCFSASRIQWYAEMLRREGVRLPVWAGVPGAVPREQLIRAALKIGVGPSLKFLNRRGPLGRRLLKGGLYSPQAILAELEGGGVVEGVHLYTFNNLAGTGS; this is encoded by the coding sequence ATGACGATTCAATCCCTCATGGCACCAGCCGCCGCATCGATCCCCGCGGCAGGACAGGCCTCCGGTTCCGGGGCAGCGCTGCCCGTCCGGATGCAGATCAATCCCACCGAGGATGTTGCCGCCCTCGTCCAGGCACACGCTCCCGCCGGCACGGCCCTGACGGTGACCTGCCTGCCGCGCCAAGGTGTGGGGCCGACCATCCGGACAGCCATCGAGCTTGCCTACCTCGGCTTCGAGGTTGTCCCGCACCTGGCCGCACGGAGCATCGAAAGCCGTGGGCAGCTGGCCGGTGTGGTCCGGAACTGCCACGATGCCGGGATCACCGAAGTATTCGCCGTCGGCGGTGACGCAGGGGAGCCCGCCGGGCCCTATGACAGCAGCCTTCCGCTGCTGGAGGACCTCGCCGAGCTGTCCGGCGGCACCATCCGGGCCGGTGTGGCGGGCTACCCGGAAGGCCATCCCGGCCACGGCGAGCTGCACATGCTTGATGCGTTGCTGGAAAAGCAGCATCTGGCCTCATCCGTGGTGACGCAGCTGTGCTTCTCGGCCTCCCGCATCCAGTGGTACGCAGAAATGCTCCGCCGGGAAGGGGTGCGGCTCCCTGTCTGGGCCGGAGTTCCCGGCGCCGTTCCCCGGGAGCAGCTCATCCGCGCCGCACTGAAAATCGGGGTGGGCCCCTCCCTCAAATTCCTGAATCGCAGGGGCCCGCTCGGCCGCCGCCTGCTCAAGGGCGGCCTCTACTCACCGCAGGCGATCCTTGCGGAGCTGGAGGGCGGCGGGGTGGTGGAGGGGGTGCACCTGTACACGTTCAACAACCTGGCGGGCACCGGCAGCTAG
- a CDS encoding O-methyltransferase: protein MFEHKPRPEWVATEEFLSDTVVHPDGAVQQAIRAAAEAGMPPIEVAPNAGKLLKLLVQLSGARRILEIGTLAGYSTIWMGRGLPHNGTLVTCEYLPQHAEVAWANIDAAGLGERVEIRLGPALETLAALEEEEREPFDFIFIDADKENNSRYLDWAVRLGRPGAAVVLDNTIWEGAVLDPELDPVNAPGIIDALKLLGDHPRLDATVIQTVGSKGWDGFALARILPKNSK from the coding sequence ATGTTCGAGCACAAACCACGGCCGGAATGGGTTGCCACCGAGGAGTTCCTGTCCGACACCGTGGTGCATCCGGACGGTGCCGTCCAGCAGGCCATCCGCGCCGCCGCGGAGGCCGGGATGCCCCCCATCGAGGTGGCGCCGAACGCAGGAAAGCTCCTCAAGCTCCTGGTCCAGCTCTCGGGTGCGCGGCGCATCCTGGAGATTGGGACCCTCGCGGGCTACAGCACCATCTGGATGGGCAGGGGACTTCCACACAACGGCACACTGGTTACCTGCGAATACCTGCCCCAGCATGCGGAGGTGGCCTGGGCCAATATTGATGCGGCCGGCCTGGGGGAGCGGGTGGAAATCCGGCTGGGCCCTGCGCTGGAAACCCTGGCTGCCCTCGAGGAAGAGGAGCGGGAGCCGTTCGATTTCATCTTCATCGACGCGGACAAGGAAAACAACAGCCGCTACCTGGACTGGGCTGTCCGGCTTGGCAGGCCCGGAGCGGCAGTGGTCCTGGACAACACCATCTGGGAGGGCGCCGTCCTGGACCCGGAGCTCGACCCCGTCAACGCGCCTGGAATCATCGACGCCCTCAAGCTGCTGGGCGACCACCCGCGGCTGGACGCCACGGTAATCCAGACGGTGGGCTCCAAGGGCTGGGACGGATTCGCCCTGGCGCGCATCCTGCCGAAAAATAGTAAGTAA
- a CDS encoding thiamine-binding protein produces MLLAFSVAPSGVPTEGSRPNDASVHDAVAAAVKIVRESGLPNQTDSMFTTIEGEWDEVFDVVKRATEAVGRYGSRVSLVIKADIRPGYSGELTAKVDRLETALAQEP; encoded by the coding sequence ATGTTGCTTGCATTTTCTGTTGCTCCGTCAGGCGTTCCCACCGAGGGCTCCAGGCCCAACGACGCGTCAGTGCACGACGCCGTTGCTGCCGCAGTGAAGATCGTCCGCGAGTCCGGGCTGCCCAATCAGACGGATTCCATGTTCACCACCATCGAAGGCGAGTGGGACGAAGTGTTCGACGTGGTCAAGCGCGCCACCGAAGCCGTGGGCCGGTACGGCAGCCGCGTTTCACTGGTGATCAAGGCGGACATCAGGCCCGGGTACAGCGGCGAACTGACAGCGAAGGTTGACCGCCTGGAGACCGCACTGGCGCAGGAGCCCTAA
- a CDS encoding HNH endonuclease signature motif containing protein: MGNSTDRAAISEGIGVSVAALDALEREDAFLATGVGVGAGVDVLQRRYEIRLERLELTACLEAQLAAMKARYAAEAVGFQEAMTPADASVEDRTYAEMSAVEEIAGVLTISSGAAAAFVDQSRRICSLPPVFEALAGGAVSWQHAKVVADETEGLTSAGAAGLVAHFFDPDAPNPARGAAPGDLVPSRFRAKVRGWRERHHPESIEKRHVKGLADRRMEYTPDRDGMAWISLYLPGDTACAIWNRTTATARGLQGPNEPRTLTQLRPDIAASLLLGAGMTPSAEETAAGAGEDVLDPSAPGTQGSVTQAVTGIGKVPTPRADVLVTVPVFALLGLTDEPAVVDGFGPIPASMARKLVAGGAESFYRVLVDPRDGAPLEIGRKNYRLTRSIKHWIRLRDAQCTFPGCTNKTPDNETDHLTAWEHGGTTNVSNLAQLCRKHHRLKHHSQWTPGRATSKDPPGWTSPTGRHYNPDQQDSEPTHWPPGSLPPPLQWAVPGECRAGRPASRTSRSRNPTTKRQ; encoded by the coding sequence ATGGGAAACAGCACGGACCGGGCAGCGATATCGGAAGGTATTGGCGTCTCTGTTGCTGCCCTGGATGCGCTGGAGCGGGAGGACGCTTTCCTGGCTACCGGGGTCGGCGTTGGTGCTGGTGTTGACGTGTTGCAGCGGCGGTATGAGATCCGGTTGGAACGGCTGGAGCTCACTGCTTGCCTGGAGGCGCAGCTGGCGGCGATGAAAGCGCGGTACGCTGCCGAGGCCGTCGGGTTTCAGGAGGCCATGACCCCGGCTGACGCGTCCGTGGAGGACCGCACCTACGCGGAGATGTCGGCCGTGGAGGAAATTGCCGGGGTTTTGACCATCAGCTCCGGGGCCGCGGCCGCGTTCGTGGACCAGTCCCGGCGGATCTGTTCCCTGCCGCCGGTGTTCGAGGCCTTGGCTGGAGGTGCGGTGTCGTGGCAACACGCGAAGGTCGTAGCGGACGAGACCGAGGGGTTGACCTCTGCCGGAGCTGCAGGTTTGGTGGCGCATTTCTTCGACCCTGACGCCCCAAACCCGGCCCGTGGCGCGGCCCCCGGTGACCTGGTCCCGTCCCGGTTCCGGGCCAAGGTCCGGGGCTGGCGGGAACGCCATCATCCGGAATCGATCGAGAAGCGCCATGTCAAGGGTTTGGCGGATCGTCGGATGGAGTACACCCCGGACCGGGACGGCATGGCCTGGATCTCCCTCTACCTTCCCGGCGATACCGCGTGCGCCATCTGGAACCGGACCACCGCCACCGCCCGCGGCCTCCAGGGCCCCAACGAACCCCGCACGCTCACCCAGCTCCGCCCCGACATCGCCGCCAGCCTCCTCCTCGGCGCCGGTATGACGCCCAGCGCCGAGGAAACCGCCGCCGGCGCCGGCGAAGACGTGCTCGATCCCAGCGCCCCGGGCACACAGGGTTCGGTCACACAAGCTGTCACAGGGATCGGTAAGGTCCCCACCCCGCGGGCCGACGTGCTGGTCACCGTGCCGGTATTCGCGCTTCTCGGCCTCACCGACGAACCAGCAGTCGTCGATGGTTTCGGCCCGATCCCGGCGTCCATGGCCCGGAAACTCGTCGCTGGTGGGGCGGAGTCGTTCTACCGGGTCCTCGTCGACCCGCGGGACGGGGCGCCCCTGGAAATCGGCAGGAAAAACTACCGGCTGACGAGGTCCATCAAACACTGGATCAGGCTGCGCGATGCCCAATGCACGTTCCCCGGCTGCACCAACAAGACCCCCGACAACGAGACAGACCACCTCACCGCCTGGGAACACGGTGGCACCACCAACGTCAGCAACCTGGCCCAGCTCTGCCGTAAGCATCATCGGCTCAAACACCACAGCCAATGGACCCCCGGCCGGGCCACAAGCAAGGACCCACCGGGCTGGACCTCACCCACCGGGCGCCACTACAACCCCGACCAGCAGGATTCAGAACCAACCCACTGGCCACCGGGAAGCCTGCCACCGCCACTTCAATGGGCCGTGCCCGGTGAATGCCGGGCCGGGCGGCCAGCCTCGAGAACCTCCCGCAGTAGGAACCCGACGACGAAGCGTCAATAG
- a CDS encoding DUF445 domain-containing protein translates to MAAGAVVSRQLGAGDAEKVAALRKMKLLALGLLIAMAVIFVFAFALQKEYPWLQYVRAAAEGGMVGALADWFAVTALFKYPMGIKIPHTAIIPRRKDQIGASLGEFVETNFLSEQVVQDKLASVNIARRAGVWLAAPGGADRVAKEGAAVIRGAFKVLNDDDVQAVIEGMVRKHLLAPPWGPPVGRLAERVFHDGHHHTLVDLLVDRAADWVDDNHETVTRLVSDRSPTWVPQFVDGLVGDKVYLEILKFVRAVQADPRHQVRQSIDKYLNDLAQDLQHDPAMIARAEDIKAQVLGDPEVRELASRTWGTVKNALLGAVDDPDSELTIKFKAAVRDFGSRLVDDPELAGKVNAWIGDAAGYLVRTYRSDIAGVITDTVARWDAEETSQKIELQVGKDLQFIRINGTVVGSLAGLAIFTVAQLIFG, encoded by the coding sequence ATGGCGGCAGGCGCCGTCGTAAGCCGCCAGCTTGGTGCCGGTGACGCCGAAAAGGTGGCAGCGCTGCGGAAAATGAAGTTGCTGGCGCTAGGCCTGCTGATCGCCATGGCCGTGATCTTTGTCTTCGCGTTCGCCCTGCAGAAGGAGTATCCGTGGCTGCAGTACGTTCGTGCGGCGGCTGAGGGCGGCATGGTGGGCGCACTGGCCGACTGGTTCGCTGTGACGGCCCTGTTCAAGTACCCCATGGGCATCAAGATTCCGCACACCGCCATCATTCCGCGCCGCAAGGACCAGATCGGCGCCTCCCTGGGCGAGTTCGTGGAGACCAACTTCCTCTCCGAGCAGGTGGTCCAGGACAAGCTGGCCAGCGTCAACATTGCCCGCCGGGCAGGTGTTTGGCTGGCAGCGCCCGGTGGCGCCGACCGGGTGGCCAAGGAAGGTGCCGCGGTGATCCGTGGCGCGTTCAAGGTTTTGAATGACGACGACGTCCAGGCCGTCATTGAGGGCATGGTCCGCAAGCATCTCCTCGCTCCGCCGTGGGGGCCGCCGGTGGGCAGGCTGGCGGAGCGGGTCTTCCACGACGGGCACCACCACACGCTGGTGGACCTGCTGGTGGACCGCGCCGCGGACTGGGTGGATGACAACCACGAGACCGTCACCCGTCTGGTGTCCGACCGCTCCCCCACCTGGGTTCCGCAGTTCGTGGACGGCCTGGTGGGCGACAAGGTCTACCTCGAAATCCTCAAGTTCGTGCGCGCGGTACAGGCCGATCCCCGCCACCAGGTGCGCCAGTCGATCGACAAATACCTGAACGACCTCGCCCAGGACCTGCAGCACGATCCGGCGATGATTGCCCGCGCGGAGGACATCAAGGCGCAGGTGTTGGGTGATCCCGAGGTGCGCGAGCTCGCTTCCCGGACCTGGGGCACGGTCAAGAACGCGCTGCTGGGTGCCGTGGATGATCCGGACAGCGAACTCACCATCAAGTTCAAGGCCGCGGTGCGCGACTTTGGGTCACGGCTCGTGGACGACCCCGAACTGGCCGGGAAGGTCAACGCATGGATCGGTGACGCCGCCGGGTACTTGGTCCGCACCTACCGTTCGGACATCGCCGGCGTTATTACGGACACCGTGGCGCGGTGGGATGCCGAGGAAACCTCGCAGAAGATCGAGCTCCAGGTAGGCAAGGACCTGCAGTTCATCCGCATTAACGGCACCGTGGTGGGGTCCCTGGCCGGGCTGGCGATCTTCACGGTGGCGCAACTGATTTTTGGGTAG
- a CDS encoding AzlC family ABC transporter permease, with amino-acid sequence MKLLASPAVKVGISISIATGLYGVSFGALAVTSGLNFWQTMALSLLLFSGGSQFAFIGVVSGGGSGVAAMSAATLLGMRNGIYGMQLNALLRPTGWRKYIGAQLTIDESTATSTGQTDPDEQRRGFWTAGVGVYLLWNIFTAVGALAGSGLGDPMQWGLDGAAVAAFLALLWPRLKGREPIAIAVVCAVATVVAVPFVPAGVPILVAAVVAAVVGWFSHGRRDEGLEPDVEPYGDHGHHPGGAHLRGRSVRREAGRRGAADPEEGR; translated from the coding sequence GTGAAGCTGCTGGCTTCGCCGGCGGTGAAGGTGGGCATCTCCATCAGTATTGCCACCGGTCTTTACGGCGTATCGTTCGGCGCGCTGGCGGTCACGTCCGGGCTCAACTTCTGGCAGACCATGGCGCTGAGCCTGCTCCTCTTCAGTGGCGGCTCCCAGTTCGCGTTCATCGGGGTGGTGTCCGGGGGCGGTTCAGGCGTTGCGGCGATGAGCGCGGCCACCCTCCTGGGCATGCGCAACGGCATCTACGGCATGCAGTTGAACGCGCTGCTCCGGCCCACCGGCTGGCGCAAGTACATCGGAGCGCAGCTGACCATCGACGAATCCACGGCCACCAGCACGGGCCAGACGGACCCGGACGAACAGCGCCGCGGCTTCTGGACCGCAGGCGTAGGGGTCTACCTACTGTGGAACATCTTCACGGCCGTGGGCGCGCTGGCCGGCAGCGGGTTGGGCGACCCCATGCAGTGGGGCCTTGACGGGGCCGCCGTCGCCGCCTTCCTGGCACTGCTCTGGCCCCGGCTCAAAGGACGCGAGCCGATCGCCATCGCGGTGGTTTGTGCAGTGGCCACGGTGGTTGCTGTCCCCTTTGTCCCGGCGGGCGTGCCCATCCTGGTGGCTGCGGTCGTTGCCGCGGTGGTGGGCTGGTTCAGCCACGGCCGCCGCGACGAAGGCCTTGAGCCGGACGTCGAACCCTACGGCGACCACGGCCATCACCCGGGCGGCGCCCATCTCCGGGGCAGGAGCGTCCGCAGGGAAGCCGGCCGCAGGGGAGCTGCGGACCCGGAGGAGGGCAGGTGA
- a CDS encoding CoA transferase — MGARGMPAAPRWWAGKLDVEGLALQSVEAAAQALNLYSGMPGRFSTTTELTAAAFDSFGHLRIAGRKPQGFAPLSGFRKTADGWIRLHANYPHHEQRLLHALAATGAEDVDRKLRSMAALDAEAAIQEQGGIAAAVRTRSEWLATDMGRAAGSGPWIAVEHADGTTGGLGLREAAEGAGAASGAGRGARDLPLAGLRVLDLTRVIAGPVATRLLAALGADVLRIDPPAFPEIQDQFVDTAFGKRSAVLDLGQAASQGNLQQLLAGADAVVTGYRHGALDRFGLSGRELLAARPELVVVTLDSWGSAGPWSGLRGFDSIVQAACGIASTYGMEDDGGWRPGALPVQALDHATGYGVAAAAVRLLAARRRTGLGGAAHLSLVRTADELFSLAGGQDPDSMSGPTSTESPAGLRTPEYRSVASSYGELSYVGPPLLDAGHPLDFQSPPPPYGSSQPAWLEGRAAQP; from the coding sequence ATGGGCGCCCGCGGCATGCCCGCCGCGCCCCGGTGGTGGGCGGGGAAGCTCGACGTCGAAGGCTTGGCGCTGCAGTCGGTGGAAGCCGCGGCCCAGGCGCTGAACCTGTACTCAGGGATGCCGGGCCGTTTCAGCACCACAACCGAACTGACAGCGGCCGCCTTCGATTCCTTCGGGCACCTCCGGATTGCGGGGCGCAAGCCGCAGGGCTTCGCGCCCCTGTCCGGCTTCCGGAAGACCGCTGACGGCTGGATCCGGCTTCACGCCAACTACCCCCACCATGAGCAGCGGCTCCTGCACGCGCTGGCTGCCACTGGCGCGGAGGATGTGGACAGGAAACTCCGCTCCATGGCCGCGCTGGACGCCGAGGCCGCAATCCAGGAACAGGGAGGGATAGCCGCGGCCGTCCGGACCCGCAGTGAATGGCTCGCAACCGACATGGGTCGGGCGGCCGGCTCGGGACCATGGATTGCGGTGGAGCATGCGGACGGCACCACCGGTGGCTTGGGACTGCGGGAAGCTGCAGAAGGAGCAGGCGCCGCTTCCGGGGCGGGACGCGGCGCCAGGGACCTGCCGCTGGCCGGGCTGCGGGTGCTGGACCTGACGCGGGTCATCGCCGGCCCAGTCGCTACCCGGCTGCTGGCCGCGCTCGGGGCAGACGTCCTGCGGATCGACCCGCCTGCCTTTCCCGAGATCCAGGACCAGTTCGTGGACACGGCGTTCGGAAAGCGCAGTGCCGTACTCGACCTGGGGCAGGCGGCAAGCCAGGGAAACCTCCAGCAACTCCTGGCCGGCGCGGATGCCGTGGTCACCGGCTACCGGCACGGTGCCCTGGACCGTTTTGGCCTCAGCGGGCGGGAGCTGCTGGCAGCCCGTCCGGAACTGGTAGTGGTCACCTTGGACAGTTGGGGAAGCGCGGGGCCCTGGAGCGGCCTGCGCGGCTTCGACAGTATTGTCCAGGCCGCCTGCGGAATCGCCAGCACTTACGGCATGGAGGACGACGGCGGGTGGCGCCCGGGTGCGCTGCCGGTCCAGGCGCTGGACCATGCCACCGGCTATGGGGTGGCGGCGGCCGCAGTCCGCCTCCTGGCCGCCCGCCGCCGGACCGGGTTGGGCGGTGCCGCGCACCTGTCGCTGGTGCGTACCGCGGACGAGCTGTTTTCCCTGGCCGGTGGGCAAGACCCTGACAGCATGAGTGGCCCAACCAGCACGGAAAGCCCTGCTGGACTGCGCACCCCAGAATACCGGTCCGTGGCCAGCAGCTATGGGGAGCTGAGCTACGTTGGGCCGCCCCTGCTTGACGCGGGACACCCCCTGGATTTTCAGTCACCGCCGCCACCATATGGCAGCTCGCAGCCTGCCTGGCTGGAAGGCCGGGCAGCGCAGCCGTGA
- a CDS encoding acyl-CoA dehydrogenase family protein: protein MPATTTPVLLGSTPAGLSPWFPILDSAGGTAGDVPALLDLAVDAGHTWPRPGEGRTMVLWELLASVAAVDVAAARVFEPHLDAVAILAQAANSSPVDQPMPAGAADASWGVFAAEAPNARLEARSEGTGVVLNGTKPWCSLAGRLDCAIVTAHTDDGGRAAFAVSLRHPGVQCEEPAWIARGLREIPSGSVHFDQVPATPVGGTGWYHSRPGFAWGGMGVAACWLGGAVGVARDFRDGLLAGAGAGREPDQLALAALGEVDRTIAAALQYLARTAARIDDGSLGADGNQSTWSEAQRVRGTVAAAVERVLHLVGSNRGPGPLAFDEKYAKRMADLALYVRQHHGARDDAQLGRLALKGDCPW from the coding sequence TTGCCAGCGACAACTACTCCTGTGCTCCTGGGCTCCACTCCCGCCGGGCTCTCCCCGTGGTTTCCAATCCTTGACTCAGCCGGCGGTACTGCCGGTGACGTGCCCGCCCTGCTGGACCTTGCCGTGGACGCCGGGCACACCTGGCCACGGCCTGGTGAGGGGCGCACCATGGTGTTGTGGGAGCTCCTCGCCTCCGTGGCCGCCGTCGATGTGGCGGCCGCAAGGGTGTTCGAGCCGCACCTCGACGCCGTCGCCATCCTCGCCCAGGCCGCCAATTCTTCCCCGGTGGACCAGCCCATGCCTGCAGGTGCCGCCGACGCATCCTGGGGCGTCTTCGCCGCAGAGGCGCCCAATGCCAGGCTCGAGGCGCGCTCCGAAGGCACCGGGGTGGTCCTCAACGGGACCAAGCCCTGGTGTTCACTTGCAGGCAGGCTGGACTGCGCCATCGTCACTGCCCATACGGACGACGGCGGCAGGGCGGCTTTCGCTGTCAGCCTTCGCCACCCAGGGGTGCAATGCGAGGAACCGGCCTGGATCGCACGCGGGCTCCGGGAGATACCCAGCGGAAGCGTGCACTTCGACCAGGTCCCGGCAACACCTGTGGGAGGTACCGGCTGGTACCACAGCCGGCCCGGTTTCGCCTGGGGCGGGATGGGCGTCGCCGCCTGCTGGCTGGGCGGCGCCGTGGGGGTTGCGCGGGACTTCCGGGACGGGCTGCTCGCCGGTGCCGGAGCCGGACGGGAACCGGACCAGCTGGCGCTCGCGGCTTTGGGTGAGGTGGACCGGACCATCGCAGCCGCCCTCCAGTACCTTGCCCGCACCGCAGCCCGCATTGATGACGGATCGCTCGGTGCTGACGGGAACCAAAGCACCTGGAGCGAGGCCCAGCGTGTCCGGGGGACTGTTGCCGCCGCCGTCGAACGTGTCCTTCACCTGGTGGGCTCCAACCGCGGGCCCGGGCCGCTCGCCTTTGACGAAAAGTACGCCAAGAGGATGGCGGACCTGGCCCTCTACGTCCGGCAGCATCACGGTGCGCGGGATGATGCCCAGCTGGGCCGGCTCGCGCTCAAGGGGGACTGCCCGTGGTGA
- a CDS encoding TetR/AcrR family transcriptional regulator, protein MSLAVARKPLRADAARNVDKIITAARQCFREFGPEVPLQTIAATAGVGPATLFRNFADKEELVLAALNRQLRLTVDPVMDGALADIDAAAGMLRVLEALMAAASDDANLLCAVAGRRELLTGITGSLMESMGVLLVRGQGQGSLRPDISMTDMFRLLAMLIGVVDTMEPGSDAWRRPLALVEDAIRTVRPSRPLPVFVPVPAAPGFTATTPGQPG, encoded by the coding sequence ATGAGCCTCGCAGTCGCCCGAAAGCCCCTCCGCGCAGACGCAGCGCGGAACGTGGACAAGATCATTACTGCGGCGCGCCAGTGCTTCCGCGAGTTCGGCCCGGAGGTACCGCTCCAGACCATCGCAGCCACGGCCGGCGTTGGCCCGGCAACCCTATTCCGAAACTTCGCTGACAAGGAAGAACTGGTACTGGCGGCGCTCAACCGGCAGCTCCGGCTCACCGTGGACCCCGTCATGGACGGCGCCCTCGCCGATATCGATGCTGCCGCAGGCATGTTGCGTGTCCTCGAAGCCCTGATGGCCGCAGCGAGCGACGACGCCAACCTGCTGTGTGCGGTGGCGGGCCGGCGCGAGCTCCTCACCGGGATCACCGGATCGCTGATGGAATCCATGGGAGTGCTTCTGGTCCGCGGGCAGGGCCAGGGAAGCCTGCGCCCTGACATTTCCATGACGGACATGTTTCGGCTGCTGGCCATGCTGATCGGTGTGGTGGACACCATGGAACCGGGGTCCGATGCCTGGCGCAGGCCGCTTGCGCTGGTGGAGGACGCCATCCGCACAGTCCGGCCATCCCGACCGCTTCCGGTGTTCGTCCCCGTCCCCGCCGCCCCTGGGTTCACCGCCACCACGCCGGGCCAGCCGGGCTGA
- a CDS encoding LamB/YcsF family protein, whose product MDLNADVGQSFGSWTTGGDPAMFQLATSANVACGLHAGDPVTMLDSCRAAYELDVTVGAHLGYRDMAGFGRRSLDMSFDELFGDVLYQLGALDGVAHAVGASVDYVKPHGALYDAVIHDAEQASALVAAVNAYDPGLPILGFPRSELLKQAKEAGHPVFTEAYADRAYFADGTLVPLSGEDAVLNDVDTIVERAVRLATKGEVVAVDGSVVRIQPDSLRLPGGSPAALEAASRIRAGLEAVGVELEAFA is encoded by the coding sequence TTGGATCTCAACGCTGACGTAGGCCAATCATTCGGTTCCTGGACCACGGGAGGCGATCCGGCGATGTTCCAGCTGGCCACCAGCGCCAACGTCGCGTGCGGCCTCCACGCGGGCGACCCCGTCACCATGCTGGACAGTTGCCGGGCCGCCTACGAACTGGACGTCACCGTGGGTGCGCACCTCGGCTACCGCGACATGGCCGGTTTTGGCCGCCGCTCGCTGGACATGAGCTTTGACGAGCTTTTCGGCGACGTGCTGTACCAGCTGGGCGCGCTCGACGGCGTCGCGCACGCCGTGGGTGCCTCGGTGGACTACGTGAAACCGCACGGTGCGCTGTATGACGCGGTGATCCACGACGCCGAGCAGGCTTCCGCGCTCGTGGCGGCCGTGAACGCCTATGATCCGGGGCTGCCCATCCTCGGATTCCCCCGCTCGGAGCTGTTGAAGCAGGCCAAGGAGGCCGGCCACCCTGTTTTCACCGAGGCCTACGCCGACCGTGCCTACTTTGCAGACGGAACCTTGGTGCCGCTGTCCGGGGAAGACGCCGTGTTGAACGACGTCGACACGATCGTTGAGCGGGCCGTGCGGTTGGCAACAAAAGGCGAAGTGGTGGCGGTTGACGGTTCGGTGGTCCGGATCCAGCCGGACTCCCTGCGGCTGCCCGGCGGCAGCCCCGCAGCCTTGGAGGCGGCGTCCCGCATCCGGGCAGGTCTTGAGGCCGTAGGCGTGGAGCTGGAGGCCTTCGCGTAG
- a CDS encoding AzlD domain-containing protein, translating into MTLWIWLLIACVLGYAWKLVGYFVPAKFLEDPRTSRVAGTMTIGLLASLTVVNAVVSGQGLAADARLGALAAAAIALVLRAPFLVVVIAGAGTAALLRMLGWS; encoded by the coding sequence GTGACTTTGTGGATCTGGCTGCTCATCGCCTGCGTGCTCGGCTACGCCTGGAAACTGGTGGGCTACTTCGTCCCCGCCAAATTCCTTGAGGATCCGCGCACCTCACGTGTCGCGGGAACAATGACTATCGGCCTGCTGGCCTCGCTGACGGTGGTGAACGCGGTGGTGTCGGGGCAGGGACTCGCCGCGGATGCCAGGCTGGGAGCGCTGGCCGCGGCCGCGATCGCCCTGGTACTGCGGGCTCCATTCCTGGTGGTGGTGATCGCCGGTGCCGGCACGGCGGCGCTGCTGAGGATGCTGGGGTGGAGCTGA
- a CDS encoding glycerophosphodiester phosphodiesterase family protein — translation MTIDESVPQRPLVFAHRGSSGTYAEHTRAAYLQALADGADGVECDVHLTRDQHVVLLHDANLDRTSDGTGPVAERTLEELRQLDFSSWKGVRIPETFGARSEQLLTLPELLDILRGAGRPIKLAIELKHPSPYQLKLEDRVLEVLRSEGWEPQSSTVDNVAVTFMSFSPDSVRHLLLSVPPQYICQLVDDLTIHEIRGGLGVGPITGGAIANLMKATQLEGERILDDCEVGMAGPGIEYVRERPETVRRWLDSGRRFRVWTVDSPEDVSLCRELGIQEITSNVPARVLEQLHAAAPQGK, via the coding sequence ATGACAATTGACGAGTCAGTGCCGCAGCGGCCGCTGGTCTTTGCCCACCGCGGTTCCAGCGGCACGTATGCCGAACACACCCGCGCCGCCTACCTCCAGGCCCTGGCCGACGGCGCGGACGGAGTGGAGTGCGACGTCCACCTGACGCGCGACCAGCACGTGGTCCTGCTCCATGACGCCAACCTGGACCGCACGTCGGACGGCACAGGTCCGGTGGCCGAGCGGACGCTGGAGGAGTTGCGCCAGCTGGACTTCTCGTCCTGGAAAGGCGTCCGGATCCCCGAAACGTTCGGGGCACGCTCCGAACAGCTCCTGACCCTTCCGGAACTGCTGGACATCCTTCGCGGCGCGGGCCGGCCCATAAAACTCGCCATCGAGCTCAAGCATCCCAGCCCGTACCAGCTCAAACTGGAGGACCGGGTCCTGGAGGTGCTCCGCAGCGAGGGCTGGGAACCGCAAAGCTCAACCGTGGACAACGTGGCCGTGACCTTCATGAGCTTCAGCCCGGATTCAGTCCGCCACCTGCTCCTCTCCGTACCGCCGCAATATATTTGCCAGCTGGTGGACGACCTCACCATCCATGAAATCCGTGGCGGCCTGGGGGTTGGGCCGATTACCGGCGGGGCCATCGCGAACCTGATGAAAGCCACCCAGTTGGAGGGCGAACGGATCCTGGATGACTGCGAGGTGGGCATGGCCGGCCCCGGCATCGAATACGTCAGGGAACGCCCTGAAACAGTCCGCCGCTGGCTGGACTCCGGCCGCCGCTTCAGGGTGTGGACCGTGGACTCCCCTGAGGACGTGTCGCTCTGCCGGGAATTGGGCATCCAGGAGATCACCTCAAACGTGCCGGCGCGTGTCTTGGAACAGCTCCACGCGGCCGCACCGCAGGGAAAGTAG